In the genome of Cydia strobilella chromosome Z, ilCydStro3.1, whole genome shotgun sequence, one region contains:
- the LOC134754150 gene encoding uncharacterized protein LOC134754150 isoform X1, which translates to MPGTRTRVKPVSAAEPSASDEASLLEIHLQRQLEEDIARIFDESIYSDLEVVCGKLKILTHSCILKARTNEFYHKLQTILHVNIGRSTFDEIYSFVSDVYTECNIRNQEKEILAYLNETFKVIKVVPKNKADSEDAEVFLTPKCLSPYIEKGQKTIGSSPSTELTKEYYALVPIDGNLLEKELIEQDALSNAFHSIIKTQSDNLKRAKSSQCSKKPTSLSLSSSHTSKIVKHSNSCDILFKCHGKDNVGSEVIRGNDIVCNGAVSITFSSQTSPTAGDDKVTESAYSPDSLITDEPSSSSDYLSAAYAFSPGASSSAALPPLNVGDYITKMENVFTSSDSGLENTGLMESLSSHKDVTLTDLSLTESTLHDLTIDDTHYFTSSPVVDNHPSHKVKAVSASNASSASTHSHAETNGQKINQSNKHRDAGCCKSSKEEKQRQNEEIFIMESSSLSSETGSWESVFPPKLAERELCERFLKKERQHTFADDVKEDLCPSLVQKSPFKSTSCFIDAASLADEEDDTIKIQVHPMEPATILNSHILPTPSQPVPCATSKHDISPSDWSESNDNEDSLEQPENKDPESAHKDLSPTIFEMTPITEDSLCVNDEPALRDQPATESITATVNEDTSHQPHDKNTSVSSTIFVTSTPHNSIMSLNVCTVKQYNSEESRIDLSTSGYESLGNMKKLQKFNESSPIVSGGASIEDYLPLSSSHSDSPMPRRRIENIPIVSGAYVPPVEEDNYRKSPKPSSFASAWVVDMSMSPKSDGEKSTSNSQFIAKKPGDRACESLKNECISINDNLNKSRSSLDSDSSERSSHKFYIDLSCLPDPLPPKNDHEVESSSEKKNIFSMYIDLGEKSTLKEMPARLSCSLNSKKHTTTDVKPKSVATKAIKGCTDNFVSPAPNNKESNSPGTFEKYETLCNDLNISISEIIRCPATETTTSAAEINNSITPDPVKKVRPSRVSGVDKSSFQRDVVIHEEPTGIDQSGDLFVKLSDLDKPAPKSDATIITTMYDESVSNVRMTRSIPDNNWGNQSGSISRPIDITSSFHSENALSLNRLFPHLKNEFSKSMPGSLPSKGRGRASGRETDEPASDVSVLSSVQSSVCRSVVENSTTEETTSQTSSLIGFCQSRLGQDLLRMFLEEITPDVIVEVSGRRIKAHKCILSSRCQYFARILSGGWVESAGNVIVLPPFSYNVVHFALCHIYSGVSRIPDAISIVELATLADMLGLEGLKEAIMFTLKANYCHHFHRPCAVCTAGVLECFPLSSVYSLDDLYRKCLKWITKYFSRVWPTKAFATLPKELLDKCYQQHIINLTTDNLVDTVFGCAITVESLQNSRWAECVARMCRRLVNAAAHFAAPRLVAVLRGVRAAAPAPASPAASQALHDCIAAAIEWAPSDEAARAYAFLSALPVDEAAAIAQRSRPDLIADGARHPPPPPAGDLLLAHAASWRVQCEGALVRAAPRAVLTQAFKELPPELRKRLRELGCIMYGPQVVPAASPLHDRKSRSAYHARPGRGPAAVATRSLDMDHVRESFVPYSPRPSAHLGSVDTLKSNGDLRDRKPIKMMTPKIRTTKAQEERAKYNMAKTNQSQDRLAGKGGRQFQLFENTKPRYLEPRMYKESEKKSPATKKLVNKMISSSESSRNSSPIQARLVRASRESALSQDSLASASRPRTAEPSTDSLSESQNTNKYATYTKRKYTAKGSVESIQSSKFQNALNNKIKTKIPVYLNQSSKSQQASKQLQPGNNTEPQRRVNQPNKTVVAGNTQRRALVDRKVPGSLMNATKSSQAKMVTKTAKEKQAKPNTRSTRAGGKHASRQEHHEQAADIPVMQRSGTFLKDEPTFGDITTHIDVDQ; encoded by the exons ATGCCGGGGACGCGCACGAGGGTTAAGCCGGTGTCGGCAGCCGAGCCCTCAGCCTCGGACGAAGCGTCGCTGCTGGAGATTCATCTTCAAAGGCAGTTGGAAGAAGACATAGCTAG AATATTTGATGAGTCTATATATTCCGATCTTGAGGTGGTTTGTGGTAAACTAAAAATCCTTACTCACTCTTGTATACTAAAAGCACGCACGAACGAATTTTACCATAAGCTTCAAACCATTTTGCATGTGAATATTGGGCGCAGTACCTTCGATGAAATTTATTCCTTCGTCAG CGATGTGTACACTGAATGCAATATCAGAAATCAGGAGAAAGAAATACTGGCATACCTGAACGAAACATTTAAAGTTATAAAAGTAGTTCCAAAAAATAAGGCAGATTCCGAGGACGCCGAAGTATTCTTAACCCCCAAGTGTTTAAGTCCTTATATTGAAAAGGGCCAGAAAACTATAGGCTCTAGTCCAAGCACAGAACTAACAAAAGAATATTACGCTTTGGTTCCGATCGATGGtaacttattagaaaaggaacTAATAGAACAGGATGCACTGTCGAACGCATTCCATTCTATTATAAAGACACAGTCTGACAATTTGAAGAGAGCGAAATCTTCGCAGTGCAGCAAGAAGCCGACATCGTTATCTCTTAGTTCTAGTCATACCTCCAAAATAGTCAAACATTCCAACAGTtgcgatattttatttaaatgtcatGGTAAAGATAACGTCGGATCTGAAGTGATAAGAGGTAATGATATAGTGTGCAACGGCGCGGTTAGCATAACCTTCAGCAGCCAGACGAGTCCGACGGCGGGCGACGACAAGGTCACGGAGTCCGCGTACTCGCCCGACAGCCTCATTACCGACGAGCCCAGCTCCTCTTCGGACTACCTGTCGGCCGCCTACGCCTTCTCGCCCGGCGCCAGCTCTTCGGCCGCCCTTCCGCCGTTAAATGTTGGGGACTATATCACCAAAATGGAGAACGTATTCACTTCATCCGACTCCGGCTTGGAGAACACCGGCCTCATGGAGAGCCTTAGCAGTCATAAGGACGTTACGTTAACCGACTTGTCTCTTACGGAGAGCACTTTGCACGACTTGACTATAGATGACACCCATTACTTCACGTCCAGTCCAGTTGTAGATAATCATCCGAGTCACAAAGTAAAAGCAGTGAGTGCGAGCAATGCGTCATCCGCGAGCACGCACTCTCACGCGGAGACGAATGGGCAGAAGATAAATCAATCGAACAAACACAGAGATGCAGGATGCTGTAAATCATCCAAGGAAGAAAAACAACGCCAGaatgaagaaatatttataatgGAGTCGTCATCGTTGTCTTCAGAGACTGGCTCGTGGGAGTCAGTGTTTCCACCAAAACTAGCCGAAAGAGAACTTTGTGAAAGGTTCTTAAAAAAGGAACGCCAGCATACATTCGCCGACGACGTGAAAG AGGATTTATGCCCCAGTTTAGTTCAAAAATCTCCTTTTAAGTCAACTTCTTGCTTCATTGATGCTGCAAGCTTGGCCGATGAAGAAGATGATACTATCAAAATACAAGTCCATCCAATGGAACCTGCCACAATTTTAAATTCGCACATTCTGCCAACGCCTAGTCAGCCAGTCCCTTGCGCCACCTCCAAACACGACATAAGTCCAAGCGACTGGTCGGAAAGCAACGACAACGAAGACTCCTTAGAACAACCGGAGAACAAAGACCCAGAGTCAGCACATAAGGACTTATCTCCCACCATTTTTGAAATGACGCCCATAACTGAAGATTCTCTGTGCGTAAATGACGAGCCAGCCTTACGCGACCAGCCAGCGACAGAAAGCATCACGGCTACCGTCAACGAGGATACGTCACACCAGCCCCATGACAAGAATACGTCTGTATCCAGTACCATATTCGTAACCAGTACTCCACATAATTCCATTATGTCTTTAAATGTCTGTACAGTGAAGCAGTACAACTCAGAAGAAAGTAGAATAGACTTATCCACTTCCGGATATGAAAGCCTAGGAAATATGAAAAAGCTTCAGAAATTCAACGAATCATCGCCTATAGTTTCAGGGGGTGCATCTATAGAAGATTACCTACCATTATCGAGTAGTCATTCTGATAGCCCCATGCCTAGAAGAAGGATAGAAAATATTCCCATAGTATCTGGTGCTTATGTACCGCCAGTAGAAGAAGATAACTACAGAAAATCCCCAAAGCCCTCCTCCTTTGCTTCTGCGTGGGTAGTAGATATGTCGATGAGCCCGAAATCGGATGGCGAGAAAAGCACATCTAATTCTCAGTTTATTGCAAAGAAACCCGGCGATAGGGCGTGTGAATCTTTAAAGAATGAATGTATCAGCATTAACGATAACTTAAATAAAAGCCGAAGTTCGCTAGATTCTGATAGTAGTGAAAGATCGAGTCACAAATTCTATATAGACTTGTCATGTTTACCGGACCCCTTACCACCAAAAAATGACCACGAAGTTGAAAGTTCCAGTGAAAAGAAGAATATATTTTCAATGTACATCGATCTAGGCGAAAAATCTACCTTAAAAGAGATGCCAGCCAGGCTCTCTTGCTCTTTGAATTCGAAAAAGCATACGACTACTGATGTAAAGCCTAAATCTGTTGCAACTAAAGCCATCAAGGGctgtactgacaattttgtaTCACCTGCTCCAAACAACAAAGAGTCCAACAGCCCCGGTACATTTGAAAAATATGAAACGCTCTGTAATGACTTAAATATCAGTATTTCCGAGATAATACGCTGTCCAGCGACTGAAACGACAACCAGTGCTGCAGAAATCAACAACAGCATTACGCCCGATCCTGTTAAAAAAGTAAGACCATCTCGAGTTTCTGGTGTAGATAAAAGCTCCTTCCAGCGAGACGTGGTCATCCACGAGGAGCCCACGGGCATCGACCAGTCCGGGGACCTATTCGTCAAACTGTCTGATTTAGATAAACCGGCGCCGAAAAGTGATGCAACAATAATCACAACGATGTATGATGAGTCAGTTTCGAACGTCAGAATGACTAGGTCTATTCCGGATAACAATTGGGGGAATCAAAGCGGAAGCATTTCCCGACCTATCGATATTACAAGTTCATTTCATTCGGAGAACGCTTTGAGTCTGAACAGGCTGTTTCCCCACTTGAAGAACGAGTTCAGTAAGAGCATGCCGGGGTCGCTGCCGAGCAAGGGGCGGGGGCGCGCCTCGGGCCGCGAGACGGACGAGCCCGCGTCCGACGTGTCGGTGCTTAGCAGCGTGCAGAGCAGCGTCTGCCGCTCCGTCGTAG aaaacagCACAACAGAGGAAACAACCAGCCAGACTTCAAGTCTTATAGGATTCTGTCAGTCGCGACTGGGCCAGGATCTGTTGCGAATGTTTCTCGAAGAAATTACACCTGATGTCATCGTAGAAGTTTCTGGTAGACGAATCAAGGCTCATAAGTGTATTTTGTCGTCTAG GTGCCAGTACTTCGCCAGGATACTGAGTGGAGGCTGGGTAGAGAGCGCGGGAAATGTGATAGTTTTGCCACC GTTCTCATACAACGTGGTGCACTTCGCGCTGTGCCACATTTACTCGGGCGTGTCCCGGATCCCGGACGCAATCAGCATCGTGGAGCTGGCCACGCTGGCTGACATGCTCGGCCTCGAGGGGCTCAAGGAGGCGATCATGTTCACGCTCAAGGCCAACTACTGTCACCACTTCCACAGG CCATGCGCCGTGTGCACCGCCGGTGTGCTGGAGTGCTTCCCGCTGTCGTCGGTGTACAGCCTGGACGACCTCTACCGCAAGTGCCTCAAGTGGATCACCAAGTACTTCTCCAGGGTGTGGCCCACCAAGGCCTTCGCCACGTTGCCCAAAGAGCTGCTCGACAAGTGCTACCAGCAGCATATTATTAACCTCACCACCGACAATCTGGTCGACACTGTGTTTGGATGTGCTATAACTG tGGAGTCTCTGCAAAACAGTCGTTGGGCAGAGTGCGTGGCGCGCATGTGCCGGCGGCTGGTCAACGCGGCGGCGCACTTCGCAGCCCCGCGACTGGTGGCCGTGCTGCGCGGCGTGCGCGCAGCTGCTCCCGCGCCTGCGTCGCCTGCAGCCTCGCAGGCCCTGCACGACTGCATTGCCGCCGCCATCGAGTGGGCGCCCTCCGACGAGGCCGCGCGCGCCTACGCGTTCCTCTCCGCCCTCCCCGTGGACGAGGCCGCGGCCATCGCGCAGCGCTCGCGTCCCGACCTCATCGCGGATGGCGCGCGCCAccccccgccgccgcccgccggcGACCTGCTGCTCGCGCACGCTGCCAGCTGGCGAGTGCAGTGCGAGGGTGCACTCGTTCGCGCTGCACCCCGCGCCGTGCTCACCCAAGCCTTCAAGGAGCTGCCGCCCGAGCTCAGAAAGCGGCTGCGCGAGCTCGGCTGCATCATGTATGGCCCGCAGGTGGTCCCGGCCGCCTCGCCGCTGCACGACCGCAAGAGCCGCAGCGCCTACCACGCCCGGCCCGGCAGGGGCCCCGCCGCGGTCGCGACGCGGAGCCTCGACATGGACCACGTGCGCGAGTCGTTCGTGCCGTACTCGCCGCGGCCCTCCGCCCACCTCGGCTCCGTTGACACGCTGAAAAGCAACGGCGACCTGCGCGACCGGAAGCCTATAAAAATGATGACCCCGAAAATCAGGACGACAAAAGCGCAGGAGGAGCGGGCCAAATATAATATGGCAAAAACGAATCAGTCGCAGGATCGGCTGGCGGGCAAAGGGGGGCGGCAGTTTCAATTATTTGAAAATACAAAGCCGAGATACTTGGAGCCGCGAATGTACAAAGAAAGCGAAAAGAAATCGCCCGCGACCAAAAAGCTGGTGAACAAAATGATATCGTCGAGTGAGTCATCTCGGAACTCCAGTCCTATCCAAGCGCGGCTAGTGCGCGCGTCGCGCGAGTCGGCGTTGTCGCAGGACAGCCTGGCCAGCGCCTCGCGCCCGCGCACCGCCGAGCCCTCCACCGACTCACTCAGCGAGTCGCAGAACACAAACAAATACGCTACGTACACTAAAAGAAAATACACCGCTAAGGGCTCCGTCGAAT cgATCCAGTCTTCGAAGTTTCAAAATGCTTTGAACAATAAGATAAAAACGAAAATACCTGTGTATCTTAATCAAAGCAGTAAATCTCAACAAGCGTCCAAACAATTACAGCCTGGCAACAACACTGAGCCCCAGAGGCGAGTCAACCAGCCGAACAAAACCGTCGTAGCCGGCAACACGCAACGCCGAGCACTCGTTGATAGGAAAGTTCCCGGCTCTCTCATGAACGCGACTAAATCTAGCCAGGCCAAGATGGTCACGAAGACTGCCAAAGAAAAGCAGGCGAAACCCAATACTAGGAGCACTCGAGCGGGCGGCAAGCACGCGAGCCGGCAGGAGCATCACGAGCAGGCCGCGGACATCCCCGTCATGCAGCGCTCGGGGACCTTCCTCAAGGACGAACCTACCTTCGGAGATATCACCACCCACATCGATGTAGACCAGTAA
- the LOC134754150 gene encoding uncharacterized protein LOC134754150 isoform X2, protein MPGTRTRVKPVSAAEPSASDEASLLEIHLQRQLEEDIASDVYTECNIRNQEKEILAYLNETFKVIKVVPKNKADSEDAEVFLTPKCLSPYIEKGQKTIGSSPSTELTKEYYALVPIDGNLLEKELIEQDALSNAFHSIIKTQSDNLKRAKSSQCSKKPTSLSLSSSHTSKIVKHSNSCDILFKCHGKDNVGSEVIRGNDIVCNGAVSITFSSQTSPTAGDDKVTESAYSPDSLITDEPSSSSDYLSAAYAFSPGASSSAALPPLNVGDYITKMENVFTSSDSGLENTGLMESLSSHKDVTLTDLSLTESTLHDLTIDDTHYFTSSPVVDNHPSHKVKAVSASNASSASTHSHAETNGQKINQSNKHRDAGCCKSSKEEKQRQNEEIFIMESSSLSSETGSWESVFPPKLAERELCERFLKKERQHTFADDVKEDLCPSLVQKSPFKSTSCFIDAASLADEEDDTIKIQVHPMEPATILNSHILPTPSQPVPCATSKHDISPSDWSESNDNEDSLEQPENKDPESAHKDLSPTIFEMTPITEDSLCVNDEPALRDQPATESITATVNEDTSHQPHDKNTSVSSTIFVTSTPHNSIMSLNVCTVKQYNSEESRIDLSTSGYESLGNMKKLQKFNESSPIVSGGASIEDYLPLSSSHSDSPMPRRRIENIPIVSGAYVPPVEEDNYRKSPKPSSFASAWVVDMSMSPKSDGEKSTSNSQFIAKKPGDRACESLKNECISINDNLNKSRSSLDSDSSERSSHKFYIDLSCLPDPLPPKNDHEVESSSEKKNIFSMYIDLGEKSTLKEMPARLSCSLNSKKHTTTDVKPKSVATKAIKGCTDNFVSPAPNNKESNSPGTFEKYETLCNDLNISISEIIRCPATETTTSAAEINNSITPDPVKKVRPSRVSGVDKSSFQRDVVIHEEPTGIDQSGDLFVKLSDLDKPAPKSDATIITTMYDESVSNVRMTRSIPDNNWGNQSGSISRPIDITSSFHSENALSLNRLFPHLKNEFSKSMPGSLPSKGRGRASGRETDEPASDVSVLSSVQSSVCRSVVENSTTEETTSQTSSLIGFCQSRLGQDLLRMFLEEITPDVIVEVSGRRIKAHKCILSSRCQYFARILSGGWVESAGNVIVLPPFSYNVVHFALCHIYSGVSRIPDAISIVELATLADMLGLEGLKEAIMFTLKANYCHHFHRPCAVCTAGVLECFPLSSVYSLDDLYRKCLKWITKYFSRVWPTKAFATLPKELLDKCYQQHIINLTTDNLVDTVFGCAITVESLQNSRWAECVARMCRRLVNAAAHFAAPRLVAVLRGVRAAAPAPASPAASQALHDCIAAAIEWAPSDEAARAYAFLSALPVDEAAAIAQRSRPDLIADGARHPPPPPAGDLLLAHAASWRVQCEGALVRAAPRAVLTQAFKELPPELRKRLRELGCIMYGPQVVPAASPLHDRKSRSAYHARPGRGPAAVATRSLDMDHVRESFVPYSPRPSAHLGSVDTLKSNGDLRDRKPIKMMTPKIRTTKAQEERAKYNMAKTNQSQDRLAGKGGRQFQLFENTKPRYLEPRMYKESEKKSPATKKLVNKMISSSESSRNSSPIQARLVRASRESALSQDSLASASRPRTAEPSTDSLSESQNTNKYATYTKRKYTAKGSVESIQSSKFQNALNNKIKTKIPVYLNQSSKSQQASKQLQPGNNTEPQRRVNQPNKTVVAGNTQRRALVDRKVPGSLMNATKSSQAKMVTKTAKEKQAKPNTRSTRAGGKHASRQEHHEQAADIPVMQRSGTFLKDEPTFGDITTHIDVDQ, encoded by the exons ATGCCGGGGACGCGCACGAGGGTTAAGCCGGTGTCGGCAGCCGAGCCCTCAGCCTCGGACGAAGCGTCGCTGCTGGAGATTCATCTTCAAAGGCAGTTGGAAGAAGACATAGCTAG CGATGTGTACACTGAATGCAATATCAGAAATCAGGAGAAAGAAATACTGGCATACCTGAACGAAACATTTAAAGTTATAAAAGTAGTTCCAAAAAATAAGGCAGATTCCGAGGACGCCGAAGTATTCTTAACCCCCAAGTGTTTAAGTCCTTATATTGAAAAGGGCCAGAAAACTATAGGCTCTAGTCCAAGCACAGAACTAACAAAAGAATATTACGCTTTGGTTCCGATCGATGGtaacttattagaaaaggaacTAATAGAACAGGATGCACTGTCGAACGCATTCCATTCTATTATAAAGACACAGTCTGACAATTTGAAGAGAGCGAAATCTTCGCAGTGCAGCAAGAAGCCGACATCGTTATCTCTTAGTTCTAGTCATACCTCCAAAATAGTCAAACATTCCAACAGTtgcgatattttatttaaatgtcatGGTAAAGATAACGTCGGATCTGAAGTGATAAGAGGTAATGATATAGTGTGCAACGGCGCGGTTAGCATAACCTTCAGCAGCCAGACGAGTCCGACGGCGGGCGACGACAAGGTCACGGAGTCCGCGTACTCGCCCGACAGCCTCATTACCGACGAGCCCAGCTCCTCTTCGGACTACCTGTCGGCCGCCTACGCCTTCTCGCCCGGCGCCAGCTCTTCGGCCGCCCTTCCGCCGTTAAATGTTGGGGACTATATCACCAAAATGGAGAACGTATTCACTTCATCCGACTCCGGCTTGGAGAACACCGGCCTCATGGAGAGCCTTAGCAGTCATAAGGACGTTACGTTAACCGACTTGTCTCTTACGGAGAGCACTTTGCACGACTTGACTATAGATGACACCCATTACTTCACGTCCAGTCCAGTTGTAGATAATCATCCGAGTCACAAAGTAAAAGCAGTGAGTGCGAGCAATGCGTCATCCGCGAGCACGCACTCTCACGCGGAGACGAATGGGCAGAAGATAAATCAATCGAACAAACACAGAGATGCAGGATGCTGTAAATCATCCAAGGAAGAAAAACAACGCCAGaatgaagaaatatttataatgGAGTCGTCATCGTTGTCTTCAGAGACTGGCTCGTGGGAGTCAGTGTTTCCACCAAAACTAGCCGAAAGAGAACTTTGTGAAAGGTTCTTAAAAAAGGAACGCCAGCATACATTCGCCGACGACGTGAAAG AGGATTTATGCCCCAGTTTAGTTCAAAAATCTCCTTTTAAGTCAACTTCTTGCTTCATTGATGCTGCAAGCTTGGCCGATGAAGAAGATGATACTATCAAAATACAAGTCCATCCAATGGAACCTGCCACAATTTTAAATTCGCACATTCTGCCAACGCCTAGTCAGCCAGTCCCTTGCGCCACCTCCAAACACGACATAAGTCCAAGCGACTGGTCGGAAAGCAACGACAACGAAGACTCCTTAGAACAACCGGAGAACAAAGACCCAGAGTCAGCACATAAGGACTTATCTCCCACCATTTTTGAAATGACGCCCATAACTGAAGATTCTCTGTGCGTAAATGACGAGCCAGCCTTACGCGACCAGCCAGCGACAGAAAGCATCACGGCTACCGTCAACGAGGATACGTCACACCAGCCCCATGACAAGAATACGTCTGTATCCAGTACCATATTCGTAACCAGTACTCCACATAATTCCATTATGTCTTTAAATGTCTGTACAGTGAAGCAGTACAACTCAGAAGAAAGTAGAATAGACTTATCCACTTCCGGATATGAAAGCCTAGGAAATATGAAAAAGCTTCAGAAATTCAACGAATCATCGCCTATAGTTTCAGGGGGTGCATCTATAGAAGATTACCTACCATTATCGAGTAGTCATTCTGATAGCCCCATGCCTAGAAGAAGGATAGAAAATATTCCCATAGTATCTGGTGCTTATGTACCGCCAGTAGAAGAAGATAACTACAGAAAATCCCCAAAGCCCTCCTCCTTTGCTTCTGCGTGGGTAGTAGATATGTCGATGAGCCCGAAATCGGATGGCGAGAAAAGCACATCTAATTCTCAGTTTATTGCAAAGAAACCCGGCGATAGGGCGTGTGAATCTTTAAAGAATGAATGTATCAGCATTAACGATAACTTAAATAAAAGCCGAAGTTCGCTAGATTCTGATAGTAGTGAAAGATCGAGTCACAAATTCTATATAGACTTGTCATGTTTACCGGACCCCTTACCACCAAAAAATGACCACGAAGTTGAAAGTTCCAGTGAAAAGAAGAATATATTTTCAATGTACATCGATCTAGGCGAAAAATCTACCTTAAAAGAGATGCCAGCCAGGCTCTCTTGCTCTTTGAATTCGAAAAAGCATACGACTACTGATGTAAAGCCTAAATCTGTTGCAACTAAAGCCATCAAGGGctgtactgacaattttgtaTCACCTGCTCCAAACAACAAAGAGTCCAACAGCCCCGGTACATTTGAAAAATATGAAACGCTCTGTAATGACTTAAATATCAGTATTTCCGAGATAATACGCTGTCCAGCGACTGAAACGACAACCAGTGCTGCAGAAATCAACAACAGCATTACGCCCGATCCTGTTAAAAAAGTAAGACCATCTCGAGTTTCTGGTGTAGATAAAAGCTCCTTCCAGCGAGACGTGGTCATCCACGAGGAGCCCACGGGCATCGACCAGTCCGGGGACCTATTCGTCAAACTGTCTGATTTAGATAAACCGGCGCCGAAAAGTGATGCAACAATAATCACAACGATGTATGATGAGTCAGTTTCGAACGTCAGAATGACTAGGTCTATTCCGGATAACAATTGGGGGAATCAAAGCGGAAGCATTTCCCGACCTATCGATATTACAAGTTCATTTCATTCGGAGAACGCTTTGAGTCTGAACAGGCTGTTTCCCCACTTGAAGAACGAGTTCAGTAAGAGCATGCCGGGGTCGCTGCCGAGCAAGGGGCGGGGGCGCGCCTCGGGCCGCGAGACGGACGAGCCCGCGTCCGACGTGTCGGTGCTTAGCAGCGTGCAGAGCAGCGTCTGCCGCTCCGTCGTAG aaaacagCACAACAGAGGAAACAACCAGCCAGACTTCAAGTCTTATAGGATTCTGTCAGTCGCGACTGGGCCAGGATCTGTTGCGAATGTTTCTCGAAGAAATTACACCTGATGTCATCGTAGAAGTTTCTGGTAGACGAATCAAGGCTCATAAGTGTATTTTGTCGTCTAG GTGCCAGTACTTCGCCAGGATACTGAGTGGAGGCTGGGTAGAGAGCGCGGGAAATGTGATAGTTTTGCCACC GTTCTCATACAACGTGGTGCACTTCGCGCTGTGCCACATTTACTCGGGCGTGTCCCGGATCCCGGACGCAATCAGCATCGTGGAGCTGGCCACGCTGGCTGACATGCTCGGCCTCGAGGGGCTCAAGGAGGCGATCATGTTCACGCTCAAGGCCAACTACTGTCACCACTTCCACAGG CCATGCGCCGTGTGCACCGCCGGTGTGCTGGAGTGCTTCCCGCTGTCGTCGGTGTACAGCCTGGACGACCTCTACCGCAAGTGCCTCAAGTGGATCACCAAGTACTTCTCCAGGGTGTGGCCCACCAAGGCCTTCGCCACGTTGCCCAAAGAGCTGCTCGACAAGTGCTACCAGCAGCATATTATTAACCTCACCACCGACAATCTGGTCGACACTGTGTTTGGATGTGCTATAACTG tGGAGTCTCTGCAAAACAGTCGTTGGGCAGAGTGCGTGGCGCGCATGTGCCGGCGGCTGGTCAACGCGGCGGCGCACTTCGCAGCCCCGCGACTGGTGGCCGTGCTGCGCGGCGTGCGCGCAGCTGCTCCCGCGCCTGCGTCGCCTGCAGCCTCGCAGGCCCTGCACGACTGCATTGCCGCCGCCATCGAGTGGGCGCCCTCCGACGAGGCCGCGCGCGCCTACGCGTTCCTCTCCGCCCTCCCCGTGGACGAGGCCGCGGCCATCGCGCAGCGCTCGCGTCCCGACCTCATCGCGGATGGCGCGCGCCAccccccgccgccgcccgccggcGACCTGCTGCTCGCGCACGCTGCCAGCTGGCGAGTGCAGTGCGAGGGTGCACTCGTTCGCGCTGCACCCCGCGCCGTGCTCACCCAAGCCTTCAAGGAGCTGCCGCCCGAGCTCAGAAAGCGGCTGCGCGAGCTCGGCTGCATCATGTATGGCCCGCAGGTGGTCCCGGCCGCCTCGCCGCTGCACGACCGCAAGAGCCGCAGCGCCTACCACGCCCGGCCCGGCAGGGGCCCCGCCGCGGTCGCGACGCGGAGCCTCGACATGGACCACGTGCGCGAGTCGTTCGTGCCGTACTCGCCGCGGCCCTCCGCCCACCTCGGCTCCGTTGACACGCTGAAAAGCAACGGCGACCTGCGCGACCGGAAGCCTATAAAAATGATGACCCCGAAAATCAGGACGACAAAAGCGCAGGAGGAGCGGGCCAAATATAATATGGCAAAAACGAATCAGTCGCAGGATCGGCTGGCGGGCAAAGGGGGGCGGCAGTTTCAATTATTTGAAAATACAAAGCCGAGATACTTGGAGCCGCGAATGTACAAAGAAAGCGAAAAGAAATCGCCCGCGACCAAAAAGCTGGTGAACAAAATGATATCGTCGAGTGAGTCATCTCGGAACTCCAGTCCTATCCAAGCGCGGCTAGTGCGCGCGTCGCGCGAGTCGGCGTTGTCGCAGGACAGCCTGGCCAGCGCCTCGCGCCCGCGCACCGCCGAGCCCTCCACCGACTCACTCAGCGAGTCGCAGAACACAAACAAATACGCTACGTACACTAAAAGAAAATACACCGCTAAGGGCTCCGTCGAAT cgATCCAGTCTTCGAAGTTTCAAAATGCTTTGAACAATAAGATAAAAACGAAAATACCTGTGTATCTTAATCAAAGCAGTAAATCTCAACAAGCGTCCAAACAATTACAGCCTGGCAACAACACTGAGCCCCAGAGGCGAGTCAACCAGCCGAACAAAACCGTCGTAGCCGGCAACACGCAACGCCGAGCACTCGTTGATAGGAAAGTTCCCGGCTCTCTCATGAACGCGACTAAATCTAGCCAGGCCAAGATGGTCACGAAGACTGCCAAAGAAAAGCAGGCGAAACCCAATACTAGGAGCACTCGAGCGGGCGGCAAGCACGCGAGCCGGCAGGAGCATCACGAGCAGGCCGCGGACATCCCCGTCATGCAGCGCTCGGGGACCTTCCTCAAGGACGAACCTACCTTCGGAGATATCACCACCCACATCGATGTAGACCAGTAA